One genomic segment of Natrononativus amylolyticus includes these proteins:
- a CDS encoding TIGR00341 family protein, with protein MRLVQLFVPDGERRGVLETLDAEGVDYAITDEGGSGRFEAVVSVPVPPSGVEPLLSRLRERGLDEESYAVVLSAETVVSRAAEDSSQRFAGTRISRDELRSRAEELAPALSTYLALLVLSTMIATAGLLTNSAATIIGAMVVAPLMGPALSASVGVVVDDDGLASRGVLLQSLGLLVAVATAALIGIALRGTVILPPGFDVTAVPEVAERITPSVLSLFLALGSGAAGVISLTRNVGSVLVGVAIAVALVPPAATVGLGIAWGHPAVILTAGTLVLVNLFAINLTALLILWLSGYRPHRRESVGRAYQRVRSRVTVIVVAIMLLTVVLAGVTYGTYQASAVEHDVQTELAAMSDDPAFDGLHFEEVAVQYELYDVYAERQPAVTVLVERPPGEEEPAEFADTVRERLERATGTELTVAVELVDTQRSGS; from the coding sequence ATGCGACTCGTGCAACTGTTCGTCCCCGACGGCGAGCGACGGGGCGTTCTCGAAACCCTGGACGCCGAGGGGGTCGACTACGCGATCACCGACGAGGGCGGCTCCGGTCGGTTCGAGGCGGTCGTCTCGGTCCCCGTTCCGCCGAGCGGCGTCGAACCGCTGCTCTCGAGGCTCCGCGAGCGAGGCCTCGACGAGGAGTCCTACGCCGTCGTCCTCTCGGCGGAGACGGTGGTTTCGCGCGCTGCCGAGGACTCGAGCCAGCGGTTCGCGGGGACGCGCATCTCGAGGGACGAACTCCGGTCCCGCGCCGAGGAGCTCGCCCCGGCGCTCTCGACGTACCTCGCCCTGCTCGTGTTGAGTACGATGATCGCCACCGCGGGGCTGCTCACGAACTCCGCGGCGACGATCATCGGCGCGATGGTCGTCGCGCCGCTGATGGGGCCGGCGCTCTCGGCGAGCGTGGGGGTCGTCGTCGACGACGACGGTCTCGCCTCCCGCGGGGTGTTGTTGCAGAGTCTCGGCCTGCTCGTCGCCGTCGCGACGGCCGCGCTCATCGGAATCGCGCTCCGCGGAACCGTCATCCTCCCGCCGGGGTTCGACGTGACCGCCGTTCCCGAGGTCGCCGAACGCATTACCCCGTCCGTGCTCTCGCTGTTTCTCGCGCTCGGCTCCGGCGCCGCGGGCGTGATCAGCCTCACGCGGAACGTCGGCTCCGTGCTCGTCGGCGTCGCAATCGCCGTCGCGCTCGTCCCGCCGGCGGCGACGGTCGGTCTCGGAATCGCCTGGGGCCACCCGGCGGTGATCCTCACCGCGGGAACGCTCGTTCTCGTTAACCTGTTCGCGATCAACCTCACCGCGTTGCTCATCCTGTGGCTGTCGGGCTACCGGCCGCACCGACGAGAGAGCGTCGGTCGCGCCTATCAGCGCGTGCGCTCGAGAGTGACAGTCATCGTCGTCGCCATCATGTTACTGACCGTCGTGCTCGCCGGCGTCACCTACGGCACCTACCAGGCGTCGGCCGTCGAACACGACGTCCAGACCGAACTCGCGGCGATGAGCGACGACCCCGCGTTCGACGGGTTGCACTTCGAGGAGGTCGCGGTCCAGTACGAACTGTACGACGTCTACGCCGAGCGCCAGCCGGCGGTCACGGTCCTCGTCGAGCGGCCGCCGGGCGAGGAGGAACCCGCGGAGTTCGCGGATACCGTTCGGGAACGGCTCGAGAGGGCAACCGGGACGGAGCTGACGGTGGCGGTCGAACTCGTCGACACGCAGCGCAGTGGTTCGTGA
- a CDS encoding Mrp/NBP35 family ATP-binding protein: MNEADVRDRLRAVEDPELGDDIVSLGLINDIEIDGDDVAVDLALGAPYSPTETAIAGEVRNVLAGDGIEPELSASIPNRDDAGEETVLPNVKNVIAVASGKGGVGKSTVAVNLAAGLSRLGARVGLFDADVYGPNVPRMVDADEPPMATEDETLVPPEKYGVKLMSMAFLLGEDDPVIWRGPMVHKVITQLTEDVEWGHLDYLVVDLPPGTGDTQLTMLQTMPVTGAVIVTTPQDVALDDARKGLQMFARHDTVVLGIAENMATFVCPDCGGEHDIFGSGGGERFAAAHDMPFLGSIPLDPAVREGGDEGAPTVLDEESGTGEALRELTASVANNTGIVHRRATSESAESREPPSEPDELEGR, translated from the coding sequence ATGAACGAAGCCGACGTGCGCGACCGGCTGCGGGCCGTCGAGGACCCGGAACTCGGCGACGACATCGTCTCGTTGGGGCTGATCAACGACATCGAGATCGACGGGGACGACGTCGCCGTCGACCTCGCGCTCGGCGCACCCTACTCGCCGACGGAGACCGCCATCGCGGGGGAGGTGCGAAACGTCCTCGCCGGGGACGGGATCGAACCCGAGCTCTCTGCCAGCATCCCGAACCGCGACGACGCCGGCGAGGAGACGGTGCTCCCGAACGTCAAGAACGTGATCGCCGTCGCGAGCGGGAAAGGCGGGGTCGGAAAGTCGACCGTGGCGGTCAACCTCGCGGCGGGGCTCTCGAGGCTCGGCGCCCGCGTCGGCCTGTTCGACGCGGACGTCTACGGGCCGAACGTCCCGCGGATGGTCGACGCCGACGAGCCGCCGATGGCGACCGAGGACGAGACGCTCGTCCCGCCCGAGAAGTACGGCGTGAAGCTGATGAGCATGGCGTTCCTGCTGGGCGAGGACGACCCCGTCATCTGGCGGGGGCCGATGGTTCACAAGGTGATCACCCAGCTCACGGAGGACGTCGAGTGGGGCCACCTCGACTACCTCGTCGTCGACCTCCCGCCGGGAACCGGCGACACCCAGCTCACGATGCTCCAGACGATGCCCGTCACGGGCGCGGTGATCGTCACGACCCCCCAGGACGTCGCCTTAGACGACGCCCGAAAGGGGCTGCAGATGTTCGCCCGCCACGACACCGTCGTCCTCGGCATCGCCGAGAACATGGCGACGTTCGTCTGCCCCGACTGCGGCGGCGAGCACGACATCTTCGGGAGCGGCGGCGGCGAGCGGTTCGCAGCGGCCCACGACATGCCCTTCCTCGGCTCGATCCCGCTCGATCCAGCGGTCCGAGAGGGTGGCGACGAGGGCGCGCCGACGGTGCTCGACGAGGAGAGCGGAACGGGCGAGGCGCTCCGGGAGCTGACCGCGAGCGTGGCGAACAACACCGGAATCGTCCACCGGCGGGCGACCTCCGAGTCGGCCGAGAGCCGCGAACCGCCGAGCGAGCCGGACGAGCTCGAGGGTCGATGA
- a CDS encoding sulfatase has product MTVADRPNVLLLVMDTARVDAVLGRPDVAPNVAEIAAEGTTYTNAFATGPWTLPSHASLFSGQYTSEHGAHAGTKRFDPDVPTLAERLASSGYRTVGFSNNTWVSSDFGFDRGFEEFRVGWQLLSSGADLAAVAKEADGTLGRIRAGLSKLASRNAPATLLNVCYSELLRERYDNGAWLTNRRIDRWLGKRTGDRPFFVFANYLEPHLEYDPPRAFRDRFLPDGMEPSALNAVNQDAWSYIAGLEEMDGREFEALRALYHGEVNYLDHRIGRLYETLESHGVLEETVLVIVGDHGENLGDHGLMDHQYCLYDTLVRVPLVVRYPDAFDAGETADQLVELRDLYPTILELAGLETPSDPAVSTHSLLAPEERSRAVSEYRTPQPSMAALEERVGELTPELRRYDRALRSVRTHEWAYVEGTDGARELYDRREDPDETTNLAEDRPTVCEELAAVLEERLGALERADDETSEMDDAAKQRLEDLGYLQ; this is encoded by the coding sequence ATGACCGTCGCCGACCGGCCGAACGTCCTCCTGCTCGTCATGGACACGGCGCGGGTCGACGCCGTCCTCGGGCGCCCGGACGTCGCGCCGAACGTCGCCGAGATCGCCGCGGAGGGGACGACGTACACGAACGCGTTCGCGACGGGGCCGTGGACGCTGCCGTCTCACGCCTCGCTGTTCAGCGGCCAGTACACCTCCGAACACGGCGCCCACGCGGGGACGAAACGGTTCGATCCCGACGTGCCGACGCTCGCCGAGCGCCTCGCCTCGAGCGGCTACCGGACGGTCGGGTTCTCGAACAACACCTGGGTGAGCAGCGACTTCGGCTTCGACCGGGGATTCGAGGAGTTCCGCGTCGGCTGGCAACTGCTCTCGAGCGGGGCGGACCTCGCCGCCGTCGCGAAGGAGGCCGACGGGACGCTCGGTCGCATCAGGGCCGGGCTGTCGAAACTCGCCAGCCGAAACGCGCCGGCCACCCTGCTCAACGTCTGTTACTCCGAACTGCTCCGCGAGCGCTACGACAACGGCGCCTGGCTGACGAACCGGCGGATCGACCGCTGGCTCGGCAAGCGAACCGGGGATCGACCGTTCTTCGTGTTCGCCAACTACCTCGAGCCCCACCTCGAGTACGATCCGCCGAGGGCCTTCCGCGACCGGTTCCTTCCGGATGGGATGGAGCCGTCGGCTCTCAATGCCGTCAACCAGGACGCCTGGTCGTACATCGCGGGCCTCGAGGAGATGGACGGGCGAGAGTTCGAAGCCCTGCGGGCGCTATACCACGGCGAGGTCAACTACCTCGACCACCGGATCGGCCGCCTCTACGAGACCCTCGAATCCCACGGCGTCCTCGAGGAGACGGTCCTCGTGATCGTCGGCGACCACGGCGAGAACCTCGGCGACCACGGCCTGATGGACCACCAGTACTGCCTGTACGACACCCTCGTTCGCGTCCCGCTCGTCGTGCGCTACCCCGACGCCTTCGACGCGGGCGAGACCGCAGACCAACTCGTCGAACTGCGCGACCTCTACCCGACGATCCTCGAACTCGCGGGCCTCGAGACGCCGTCCGATCCCGCCGTCTCGACGCACTCGCTGCTCGCCCCCGAGGAACGATCTCGCGCCGTCAGCGAGTACCGCACGCCCCAACCCTCGATGGCGGCGCTCGAGGAGCGCGTCGGCGAACTCACGCCCGAACTCCGCCGGTACGATCGCGCGCTGCGCAGCGTCCGCACCCACGAGTGGGCGTACGTCGAGGGGACCGACGGCGCCCGCGAACTGTACGACCGCCGCGAGGATCCGGACGAGACGACGAACCTCGCCGAGGATCGGCCGACCGTCTGCGAGGAACTCGCCGCGGTGCTCGAGGAGCGCCTGGGTGCGCTCGAGCGCGCCGACGACGAGACCTCCGAGATGGACGACGCGGCGAAACAGCGCCTCGAGGACCTGGGGTACCTCCAGTGA
- a CDS encoding translation initiation factor eIF-2B: protein MIDETAEEIREMQTHSSSVVAVNATRALRDLLDREFASVEEYTRALERNGKVLRRANPSHASLQNAVRAVVDEVVDDGPESVDEAKMLTETTIEDVVARVESGKRRAAENAVSHLENGATLLTHDFSSTVIEALELATDAGKEFDVYVTEARPRYIGRKTARRLAAMEGVETTLVTDSASGYYLAECDRVVVGMDCIVEETLYNRVGTFPIAAAADQLGVPVTVLGSASKIITEGFVFENEFRSGVEVMSEPADGFAVGNPAYDATPVDLLESVVTDEGRRTF, encoded by the coding sequence ATGATCGACGAGACGGCCGAGGAAATCAGGGAGATGCAGACGCACAGCTCCTCGGTAGTGGCCGTAAACGCGACCCGCGCGCTCAGAGACCTGCTGGACCGAGAGTTCGCCTCCGTCGAGGAGTACACCCGCGCCCTCGAGCGCAACGGGAAGGTGCTCCGCCGGGCGAACCCCTCCCACGCCTCGCTGCAGAACGCCGTTCGCGCCGTCGTCGACGAGGTGGTCGACGACGGCCCCGAGAGCGTCGACGAGGCGAAGATGCTCACGGAGACGACGATCGAGGACGTCGTCGCTCGCGTCGAGTCGGGCAAGCGGCGGGCCGCCGAGAACGCCGTCTCTCACCTCGAGAACGGGGCGACGCTGCTCACCCACGACTTCTCCTCGACGGTTATCGAGGCCCTCGAACTCGCCACCGACGCGGGCAAGGAGTTCGACGTCTACGTGACGGAGGCGCGACCCCGGTACATCGGCCGGAAGACCGCCCGACGGCTGGCCGCGATGGAGGGCGTCGAGACGACGCTCGTCACCGACAGCGCGAGCGGCTACTACCTCGCCGAGTGCGACCGCGTCGTCGTCGGCATGGACTGCATCGTCGAGGAGACGCTGTACAACCGCGTGGGCACCTTCCCGATCGCCGCCGCGGCCGACCAGCTTGGAGTACCGGTGACGGTGCTCGGCTCGGCCTCGAAGATCATCACCGAGGGATTCGTCTTCGAGAACGAGTTCCGTTCCGGCGTCGAGGTGATGTCCGAACCCGCCGACGGATTCGCGGTCGGAAACCCGGCCTACGACGCGACGCCGGTCGACCTCCTCGAGAGCGTCGTCACCGACGAGGGACGTCGGACGTTCTGA
- a CDS encoding ABC transporter ATP-binding protein, with the protein MVNEDLSVREKARAFWRVAAYKPALTAFIILFSFFAALLEGIGLSFLIPIIEVVQEPGDPSEMDGATGAFVTVYDALGIPFSLGFIIMGVALIMTVRYTSSFVVAWLRVALQTYYMRHLQTKSFERALDARVGYFDQHGSDDILNAIVTQAEYAGKVIRDFVQLFEQLLLALMYLAIAFYLAPELTVVAIAVLGTLTFVVRNVVEPGYAVGDRVAEANERIQEAAQAGTQGIRDVKLYTKGGDLKERFTTSIDTFTESTITLGRNEAAIEKFYHLAAALVVFALIYVALVFTGMGLGELGVFLFAMFQLAPVASRVNNKFYKVEGRLAHLLRTQEFIRELENQAERDEGDRPAPEPVTPVEFDDVSFTYETEEGGEEPVLRNLSLSIDDGEFVAFVGQSGAGKSTVVSLLARLYEPDSGEIRADGVPIEEIDLESWRERIAFVQQDPFIFNDTLRANVLIGNEGASDAAVEEACEIACVTEFTDELRCGLDTELGDDGVRLSGGQRQRVALARALLKDADVLVLDEATSDLDTNIERDVQAAIESMDREYAIVAIAHRLSTVVNADRIYTLEDGEIVEAGPHNELVDNGGKYAQLYATQ; encoded by the coding sequence ATGGTCAACGAAGACCTGTCGGTACGCGAAAAGGCGCGCGCGTTCTGGCGCGTGGCCGCCTACAAACCGGCACTGACCGCGTTCATTATCCTGTTTAGCTTCTTTGCCGCCCTCCTCGAGGGGATCGGTCTCAGCTTCCTCATCCCGATCATCGAGGTGGTCCAGGAGCCGGGCGACCCGAGCGAGATGGACGGCGCGACGGGCGCGTTCGTCACCGTCTACGACGCCCTCGGCATCCCGTTCTCGCTCGGCTTCATCATCATGGGCGTCGCGCTCATCATGACGGTCCGGTACACCTCGAGTTTCGTCGTCGCGTGGCTGCGAGTCGCCTTGCAGACGTACTACATGCGCCACCTCCAGACCAAGTCCTTCGAGCGCGCACTCGACGCGCGGGTCGGCTACTTCGACCAGCACGGCTCCGACGACATCCTGAACGCGATCGTCACGCAGGCGGAGTACGCCGGGAAGGTGATCCGGGACTTCGTCCAGCTGTTCGAACAGCTGTTGCTCGCGCTGATGTACCTCGCCATCGCCTTCTACCTCGCGCCGGAGCTGACGGTCGTCGCGATCGCCGTTCTCGGAACGCTCACGTTCGTCGTCCGCAACGTCGTCGAGCCCGGCTACGCCGTCGGCGACCGGGTCGCCGAAGCGAACGAGCGCATCCAGGAGGCCGCCCAGGCGGGCACCCAGGGGATCCGCGACGTCAAGCTCTACACGAAAGGCGGCGACCTCAAGGAGCGCTTTACCACCTCGATCGACACGTTCACCGAGTCGACGATCACCCTCGGCCGGAACGAGGCCGCGATCGAGAAGTTCTACCACCTGGCGGCGGCGCTGGTCGTCTTCGCGCTGATCTACGTCGCCCTCGTGTTCACCGGGATGGGGCTGGGCGAACTCGGGGTCTTCCTGTTCGCGATGTTCCAGCTCGCACCCGTGGCGAGCCGCGTCAACAACAAATTCTACAAGGTCGAGGGCCGGCTCGCTCACCTGCTTCGGACCCAGGAGTTCATCCGCGAACTCGAGAACCAGGCCGAACGCGACGAGGGCGACCGCCCGGCCCCCGAACCGGTGACGCCGGTCGAGTTCGACGACGTCTCGTTCACCTACGAGACCGAGGAAGGCGGCGAGGAGCCGGTGCTCCGGAACCTCTCGCTGTCGATCGACGACGGCGAGTTCGTCGCCTTCGTCGGACAGTCCGGCGCGGGCAAGTCGACCGTCGTCTCCCTGCTCGCACGGCTGTACGAGCCGGACTCGGGCGAGATCCGCGCCGACGGCGTTCCGATCGAGGAGATCGACCTCGAGTCCTGGCGTGAGCGGATCGCGTTCGTCCAGCAGGACCCCTTCATCTTCAACGACACCCTGCGGGCGAACGTACTGATCGGCAACGAAGGGGCGAGCGACGCGGCCGTCGAGGAGGCCTGCGAGATCGCCTGCGTCACCGAGTTCACCGACGAACTCCGATGCGGGCTCGACACGGAGCTGGGCGACGACGGGGTGCGCCTCTCGGGCGGCCAGCGCCAGCGCGTCGCCCTGGCGCGGGCGCTGCTCAAGGACGCCGACGTCCTCGTCCTCGACGAGGCGACGAGCGACCTCGATACGAACATCGAACGCGACGTCCAGGCGGCGATCGAGTCGATGGACCGCGAGTACGCGATCGTCGCGATCGCCCACCGGCTCTCGACGGTGGTCAACGCAGACCGGATCTACACCCTCGAGGACGGCGAGATCGTCGAGGCCGGCCCGCACAACGAACTCGTCGACAACGGCGGCAAGTACGCCCAGCTGTACGCGACCCAGTGA
- a CDS encoding Gfo/Idh/MocA family protein: MIGAGVGVGVVGLGGMGQLHAQSLRDLGAEIVAGADLVPEQRQRFADEFGAQPYEDHESLVVDEAVDAVVVTTPNRFHEPIAVAALEAGCHVLVEKPLAHTLESAERIADVAADAEGICMVGFHNRHAGATELFDAHKKRGRFGELTHIEADYVRRRGVPGPGSWFTNPDLAGGGSLLDIGVHALDLALYALDFPEVLEVSGVARTTFGHDETYADPDGFGDNWNAEADTYDVDDSVTAFIRCSGGRTISLEAAWATNRDPSMDFIARGTKSGAQFEIGDTDLTLKEADTVGFDHYADVQLTGDPSLTGYKEQDELFLETIAEGGRPTMNTVEEALTVQRVIDAIYRSSETGRAQRLDAVESPAVDSEASPQIN; this comes from the coding sequence GTGATCGGCGCGGGAGTCGGCGTCGGCGTCGTCGGCCTCGGCGGCATGGGACAGCTCCACGCCCAGAGCCTGCGCGACCTGGGTGCGGAGATCGTCGCCGGTGCCGATCTGGTGCCGGAGCAGCGACAGCGGTTCGCCGACGAGTTCGGTGCCCAGCCGTACGAGGACCACGAGTCGCTCGTCGTCGACGAGGCGGTCGACGCCGTCGTCGTCACGACGCCGAACCGGTTTCACGAACCGATCGCCGTCGCCGCCCTCGAGGCCGGCTGTCACGTCCTCGTCGAAAAGCCCCTCGCACACACCTTAGAGAGCGCCGAGCGGATCGCCGACGTCGCCGCGGACGCCGAGGGGATCTGTATGGTCGGCTTTCACAACCGCCACGCGGGCGCGACCGAACTGTTCGACGCCCACAAGAAACGCGGCCGGTTCGGCGAGCTCACGCACATCGAGGCCGACTACGTGCGTCGCCGCGGCGTCCCCGGCCCCGGCTCCTGGTTTACCAACCCCGACCTCGCCGGCGGCGGCTCGCTGCTCGACATCGGCGTCCACGCCCTCGACCTCGCCCTCTACGCCCTCGACTTTCCGGAGGTCCTCGAGGTCAGCGGCGTTGCACGGACCACCTTCGGTCACGACGAGACGTACGCCGACCCCGACGGCTTCGGCGACAACTGGAACGCGGAGGCCGACACGTACGACGTCGACGATTCGGTCACCGCCTTCATCCGCTGTTCGGGTGGCCGAACGATCTCTCTCGAGGCCGCCTGGGCGACGAACCGCGATCCGAGCATGGACTTCATCGCTCGCGGCACGAAGTCGGGCGCACAGTTCGAGATCGGTGACACCGATCTTACGCTCAAGGAAGCGGATACGGTCGGCTTCGACCACTACGCCGACGTCCAGCTCACCGGCGATCCCTCCCTGACCGGGTACAAAGAGCAGGACGAACTGTTCCTCGAGACGATCGCCGAGGGCGGGCGGCCCACGATGAACACGGTCGAGGAGGCCCTCACCGTCCAGCGGGTGATCGACGCGATCTACCGCTCGAGCGAGACGGGGCGCGCACAGCGTCTCGACGCCGTCGAGTCGCCCGCCGTCGACTCCGAGGCGTCGCCGCAGATCAACTGA
- a CDS encoding glycosyltransferase, with translation MSDPVEGHRERPPAPGESPPRVLFVLAVIRHTTYAYELAERIDERTPVDVTVVSYEDRSVDDLEVQIPDGLEVVTLGARSRFDPRAIRRLRELLSDPRFDLIHTHHNFVGSLARALAPRGKPLVDTQHADHRGHYSLVQNVVNAATLPRADRIVVNSAATGRSFYPLERRLLSADRVGVIYNGIDLGRLDAALADGGDGVSGRNGDRRVVAVGRMIGTKNFETLIRAVATLEDPSVHLTLVGDGPRRAALESLAADLGVADRTTFTGTVPREAVYRTVAASDLFVLPSRSEGFCVAAVEAMACGVPVVVSDIPVLREVVGDAGSYADPDDPAAFADRMRDLLENDDARLDAGRRARRRARARFSLDRAADLHARLYRRLLE, from the coding sequence GTGAGCGACCCGGTCGAGGGTCACAGAGAGCGGCCGCCCGCTCCCGGGGAGTCTCCCCCGCGGGTGCTGTTCGTCCTGGCGGTGATCCGACACACGACCTACGCCTACGAACTCGCCGAGCGAATCGACGAGCGAACGCCCGTCGACGTCACCGTGGTCTCCTACGAGGACCGCTCCGTGGACGACCTCGAGGTACAGATCCCCGACGGGCTGGAGGTCGTCACGCTCGGCGCGCGCTCGCGGTTCGATCCGCGGGCGATCCGTCGGCTCCGCGAACTGCTCTCCGACCCCCGATTCGACCTGATTCACACCCACCACAACTTCGTCGGCTCGCTCGCGCGCGCGCTCGCCCCGCGGGGGAAGCCGCTCGTCGACACCCAACACGCCGACCACCGGGGTCACTACTCGCTCGTCCAGAACGTCGTCAACGCCGCGACACTGCCGCGGGCGGATCGGATCGTCGTGAACTCGGCGGCGACGGGCCGGTCGTTCTACCCGCTCGAGCGACGGTTGCTCTCGGCCGACCGGGTCGGGGTGATCTACAACGGGATCGACCTGGGACGACTCGACGCCGCGCTCGCAGACGGCGGGGACGGAGTATCCGGTCGAAACGGCGACCGCCGCGTCGTCGCCGTCGGCCGGATGATCGGGACGAAGAACTTCGAGACGCTGATACGCGCGGTCGCCACCCTCGAGGATCCGTCCGTCCACCTGACCCTCGTCGGCGACGGTCCCCGACGCGCGGCCCTCGAGTCGCTGGCCGCAGATCTCGGCGTCGCAGACCGGACGACGTTCACCGGGACGGTGCCCCGCGAGGCGGTCTACCGCACCGTCGCCGCGAGCGACCTGTTCGTCCTCCCCTCCCGGTCGGAGGGGTTCTGCGTCGCCGCCGTCGAGGCGATGGCCTGCGGCGTTCCGGTGGTCGTCAGCGACATCCCCGTCCTCCGCGAGGTCGTCGGCGACGCGGGGTCGTACGCCGATCCGGACGATCCGGCGGCGTTCGCGGACCGAATGCGCGACCTGCTCGAGAACGACGACGCGCGCCTCGACGCGGGGCGACGTGCACGGAGGCGGGCCCGAGCGCGATTCTCGCTCGATCGGGCGGCCGACCTGCACGCGCGGCTGTACCGTCGGCTGCTCGAGTGA
- a CDS encoding glycosyltransferase family 4 protein, with protein sequence MRILRVAQKLYPEVKGGGPYHVHAMSRDQAAMGHDVTVVAVRTDPTAPALEERDGYTVVRYDPTATVLGNGISAGVARHLWHADGFDVIHAHSHLYFSTNLAAVHRLFDDVPLAITNHGLFSQTVSERVFDLYLRTVGRWTFNRADLTFCYTAADERRLREYGTRSPIEIVPNGVDTARFTPEGPTSEAIDGDGPAVLFVGRLVEGKHPQDVIRLLEPLTETFPGVTAYFCGDGPLRPDLEALAASLGVRDHVRFLGHVSYDEMPAIYRSADVFVLPSRSEGIPRTVLESFASGVPAVASALDHIESVVAVGGETAPVGDVDAFAAAVERLLSDPEYYSELSARGREYVTTEATWDRTVALTTDHLDRLARRCP encoded by the coding sequence ATGCGAATCCTCCGCGTCGCACAGAAGCTCTACCCGGAGGTGAAAGGCGGCGGGCCCTACCACGTCCACGCGATGAGCCGGGACCAGGCGGCGATGGGCCACGACGTCACCGTCGTCGCGGTTCGAACCGATCCGACGGCCCCGGCCCTCGAGGAGCGCGACGGCTACACGGTCGTCCGCTACGATCCGACGGCGACGGTGCTCGGGAACGGTATTTCGGCTGGCGTCGCCCGACACCTGTGGCACGCCGACGGGTTCGACGTGATCCACGCCCACTCACACCTGTACTTCTCGACGAACCTGGCGGCGGTACACCGGCTGTTCGACGACGTCCCCCTCGCGATCACGAATCACGGGCTGTTCTCCCAGACGGTCTCCGAACGGGTGTTCGACCTCTACTTGCGAACGGTCGGCCGGTGGACGTTCAACAGGGCCGACCTCACGTTTTGTTACACCGCGGCCGACGAACGGCGGCTCCGGGAGTACGGAACCCGTTCGCCGATCGAGATCGTTCCGAACGGCGTCGACACCGCCCGGTTCACGCCCGAGGGGCCGACCAGCGAGGCCATCGACGGCGACGGACCGGCGGTGCTGTTCGTCGGCCGGCTGGTCGAGGGCAAACACCCCCAGGACGTGATTCGGCTGCTCGAGCCCCTGACCGAGACGTTCCCCGGCGTCACGGCGTACTTCTGTGGCGACGGGCCGCTCCGACCCGACCTCGAGGCGCTCGCGGCCTCCCTGGGGGTTCGCGACCACGTCCGCTTTCTCGGTCACGTCTCCTACGACGAGATGCCGGCGATCTACCGGAGCGCCGACGTCTTCGTCCTGCCGAGTCGGTCCGAGGGGATTCCACGAACGGTCCTCGAGTCGTTCGCCTCGGGCGTTCCGGCGGTCGCGAGCGCGCTCGATCACATCGAGTCGGTCGTCGCCGTGGGCGGCGAAACCGCGCCCGTCGGCGACGTCGACGCCTTCGCGGCGGCGGTCGAGCGGCTGCTGTCGGATCCCGAGTACTACTCGGAGCTGTCGGCCCGCGGCCGCGAGTACGTGACGACCGAAGCGACGTGGGACCGAACCGTGGCGCTGACGACCGACCACCTCGACCGACTCGCCAGGCGGTGTCCGTGA
- a CDS encoding ThuA domain-containing protein, translating into MATVTIWNEYRHEREDDEVAAVYPDGIHATLADALEADHDVRTATLDEPEHGLTDEVLESTDVLLWWGHRAHDEVADDVVDRVQERVLEGMGLLVLHSAHFSKVFKRLMGTTCNLQWRESGETERLWVVDPGHPIADGLEEYVELPETEMYGEPFDVPEPDRLVFTSWFEGGEVFRSGCCYRRGNGRIFYFRPGHETYPIYENEEIRQVLRNAVEWATPTRGSPRTFGNRPRDEP; encoded by the coding sequence ATGGCCACCGTCACGATCTGGAACGAGTACCGACACGAGCGAGAGGACGACGAGGTCGCCGCCGTCTATCCCGACGGAATTCACGCGACTCTGGCCGACGCGCTCGAGGCCGACCACGACGTCCGAACCGCGACCCTGGACGAACCCGAGCACGGGCTCACCGACGAGGTTCTCGAGTCGACGGACGTCCTGCTGTGGTGGGGCCACCGGGCCCACGACGAGGTCGCAGACGACGTCGTCGACCGGGTACAGGAGCGGGTGCTCGAGGGGATGGGTCTGCTCGTTCTCCACTCGGCGCACTTCTCGAAGGTGTTCAAGCGGCTGATGGGAACCACCTGCAACCTCCAGTGGCGCGAGAGCGGCGAGACCGAGCGGCTGTGGGTGGTCGACCCCGGCCACCCGATCGCCGACGGCCTCGAGGAGTACGTCGAACTCCCCGAAACGGAGATGTACGGCGAGCCGTTCGACGTGCCCGAACCGGACCGGCTGGTGTTTACGAGCTGGTTCGAGGGTGGCGAGGTGTTCCGCAGCGGCTGCTGTTACCGCCGCGGCAACGGCCGAATCTTCTACTTCCGACCGGGTCACGAGACGTACCCGATCTACGAGAACGAGGAGATCAGGCAGGTGCTGCGCAACGCCGTCGAGTGGGCGACGCCCACGAGGGGGTCACCGCGAACGTTCGGCAACCGGCCTCGAGACGAGCCGTAG